A genomic stretch from Methylorubrum extorquens includes:
- a CDS encoding putative peroxiredoxin protein, antioxidant protein, AhpC/TSA family protein (Evidence 3 : Putative function from multiple computational evidences; PubMedId : 15188393, 16926146; Product type e : enzyme) yields MTIQVGDHLPQATFRVNGPDGPQAKTTDDVFKGRRVVLVGVPGAFTPACHRNHLPGFVAKREEILARGIDAIAVTSVNDIFVLNAWQQQSGAEGIEFLADGNAEFAKAIGLEMDGSGFGLGPRSQRYAMLVDDGVVRILNVEDTPSRAEVSGAEALLKVL; encoded by the coding sequence ATGACGATTCAGGTTGGCGATCACCTGCCCCAGGCCACCTTCCGGGTGAACGGGCCGGACGGTCCGCAGGCCAAGACGACCGACGACGTGTTCAAGGGGCGCCGCGTCGTGCTGGTCGGCGTGCCGGGCGCCTTCACCCCGGCCTGCCACCGCAACCACCTGCCGGGCTTCGTCGCCAAGCGCGAGGAGATCCTGGCCCGCGGCATCGATGCGATCGCCGTGACCTCGGTCAACGACATCTTCGTGCTCAACGCGTGGCAGCAGCAGAGCGGCGCCGAGGGCATCGAGTTCCTGGCCGACGGCAATGCCGAATTCGCCAAGGCGATCGGCCTGGAAATGGACGGCTCGGGCTTTGGCCTCGGCCCGCGCTCTCAGCGCTACGCGATGCTCGTGGATGACGGCGTGGTGCGGATCCTCAACGTCGAGGACACCCCGTCCAGGGCCGAGGTCTCGGGCGCCGAAGCCCTGCTGAAGGTGCTCTGA
- the ispH gene encoding 4-hydroxy-3-methylbut-2-enyl diphosphate reductase (hydroxymethylbutenyl pyrophosphate reductase) (Evidence 2a : Function from experimental evidences in other organisms; PubMedId : 11818558, 12198182, 12706830, 21311595, 21574179, 8432714; Product type e : enzyme) translates to MSADTINLTADPNRVPHPAVTGDKPPLEILLCAPRGFCAGVVRAIDVVERALAIYGAPVYVRHEIVHNKYVVETLKRKGAVFVRELDEVPDSGAPVIFSAHGVAKTVPQNADARGLTTIDATCPLVTKVHREAEIHHKRGRHVLLVGHSGHPEVVGTMGQLPKGSITLVEDIDQIDALNPPADQALAWVTQTTLSIDDTKHIVEALKAKFTGIHGPHKDDICYATTNRQEAVKEVAPRVDALIVVGSSNSSNSQRLREVAERAGCPITRLVLRAEEIDWDAFKDIRRLGLTAGASAPEVLVEEIIDAFAARFDVTVDQVSVTVEDMSFPLPRELRSEAAE, encoded by the coding sequence ATGAGCGCTGACACCATCAACCTCACCGCCGACCCGAACAGGGTCCCGCATCCGGCCGTGACGGGCGACAAGCCGCCACTGGAGATCCTCCTGTGCGCCCCCCGCGGCTTCTGCGCCGGCGTGGTGCGCGCCATCGACGTGGTCGAGCGGGCGCTGGCGATCTACGGAGCGCCGGTCTATGTCCGCCACGAGATCGTCCACAACAAATACGTGGTCGAGACCCTGAAGCGGAAGGGCGCCGTCTTCGTGCGCGAGCTGGACGAGGTGCCCGATAGCGGCGCTCCCGTCATCTTCTCCGCCCACGGCGTCGCCAAGACCGTGCCGCAGAACGCCGATGCGCGCGGCCTCACCACCATCGACGCGACCTGCCCACTGGTGACCAAGGTCCACCGCGAGGCCGAGATCCATCACAAGCGCGGGCGCCACGTCCTGCTCGTGGGCCATTCCGGCCATCCGGAAGTCGTCGGCACCATGGGCCAGTTGCCCAAGGGTTCGATCACCCTCGTCGAGGACATCGACCAGATCGATGCGCTGAACCCGCCGGCCGACCAGGCGCTGGCTTGGGTGACGCAGACGACCCTGTCGATCGACGACACCAAGCATATCGTCGAGGCGCTGAAGGCCAAGTTCACCGGCATTCACGGCCCGCACAAGGACGACATCTGCTACGCCACCACCAACCGCCAGGAAGCGGTCAAGGAAGTCGCGCCGCGGGTCGATGCCCTGATCGTGGTGGGTTCCTCGAACTCGTCGAACTCGCAGCGCCTGCGTGAAGTCGCCGAGCGGGCCGGCTGTCCCATCACCCGCCTCGTCCTGCGTGCCGAGGAGATCGATTGGGATGCCTTCAAGGACATCCGCCGCCTCGGCCTCACCGCCGGCGCGTCCGCGCCGGAGGTTTTGGTCGAAGAGATCATCGACGCCTTCGCCGCGCGCTTCGACGTGACGGTGGATCAGGTGTCGGTCACCGTCGAGGACATGTCCTTCCCGCTGCCGCGCGAGCTGCGCAGCGAAGCCGCCGAATAG
- a CDS encoding conserved protein of unknown function, UPF0301 protein (Evidence 4 : Unknown function but conserved in other organisms) gives MQTPDPSLKDTAYLDGQFLVAMPGIGDERFARSVIYLCAHSADGAMGIIVNKPVADLSMPDLLIQLDIASESDAIRLRERVGHMPVLMGGPVDAKRGFVLHTADFHIDQSTLQIDEGVCLTATVEILRAIADGRGPSNAVLALGYAGWQAGQLENEILANGWLNCPADPDLIFDPGLGTKYEQVLKAIGIDPAMLSAEAGRA, from the coding sequence ATGCAGACGCCCGATCCCTCGCTCAAAGACACGGCCTATCTCGACGGCCAGTTCCTCGTGGCCATGCCGGGGATCGGCGACGAGCGCTTCGCGCGCTCGGTGATCTATCTCTGCGCGCACTCGGCGGACGGGGCGATGGGCATCATCGTCAACAAGCCGGTCGCGGATCTGAGCATGCCGGATCTCCTGATCCAGCTCGACATCGCCAGCGAGTCCGATGCGATCCGCCTGCGCGAGCGCGTCGGTCACATGCCGGTGCTGATGGGCGGACCGGTCGATGCCAAGCGCGGCTTCGTGCTCCACACCGCCGACTTCCACATCGATCAATCGACGCTGCAGATCGACGAGGGCGTGTGCCTCACGGCGACGGTGGAGATCCTGCGCGCCATCGCCGACGGGCGCGGACCCTCGAACGCCGTGCTGGCACTCGGCTATGCCGGCTGGCAGGCGGGCCAGTTGGAGAACGAGATTCTGGCCAATGGCTGGCTGAACTGCCCGGCCGATCCCGACCTGATCTTCGATCCGGGGCTCGGCACAAAGTACGAGCAGGTCCTCAAGGCGATCGGCATCGATCCCGCCATGCTGTCGGCGGAAGCCGGACGGGCCTGA
- the thrB gene encoding homoserine kinase (Evidence 2b : Function from indirect experimental evidences (e.g. phenotypes); PubMedId : 10589737; Product type e : enzyme), with amino-acid sequence MSETGSGTVAVYTDVSDEALRAFLREYELGDLLSYKGIAEGVENSNFFLHTSTGNYILTLYEKRVNAADLPFFINLMGHLARAGLACPQPVRNRAGTALGHLCGRPAAIVTFLEGVSLSRPNAEHCRALGAALAGLHAAGRDFPMVRANNLSVEAWRPLFVQAEAQADTVAPGLAARTRVDLDWLEASWPQGLPAGVIHADLFTDNVFFIGDAVSGLIDFYFACTDAFAYDLAISLNAWCFDADGTFHRDKAGAMIAGYDAVRTLEPAEIAALPILARGAAMRFMLTRLVDWLNVPPGALVQPKDPLEYDRRLAFHRTATDARDYGWEK; translated from the coding sequence TTGTCTGAAACCGGCAGCGGCACCGTGGCGGTCTACACCGACGTATCCGACGAGGCGCTGCGCGCCTTCCTCAGAGAATACGAACTCGGCGATTTGCTCTCCTACAAGGGCATCGCGGAAGGCGTCGAGAACTCGAACTTCTTCCTGCATACGAGCACGGGCAACTACATCCTCACCCTGTACGAGAAGCGGGTGAACGCGGCGGATCTGCCGTTCTTCATCAACCTGATGGGCCATCTGGCGCGGGCCGGCCTCGCCTGTCCGCAACCGGTCCGCAACCGCGCCGGCACCGCCCTCGGGCATCTCTGCGGCCGGCCTGCGGCGATCGTCACCTTCCTCGAAGGTGTGTCGTTGAGCCGCCCGAACGCGGAGCATTGCCGGGCGCTCGGCGCCGCGCTGGCCGGGCTTCACGCCGCCGGCCGCGATTTTCCGATGGTGCGCGCGAACAATCTGTCGGTGGAAGCGTGGCGTCCGCTCTTCGTGCAGGCCGAAGCGCAGGCTGACACCGTGGCGCCCGGCCTCGCGGCCCGCACCCGCGTGGACCTCGATTGGCTCGAGGCGTCGTGGCCGCAAGGGCTGCCGGCCGGCGTCATCCATGCCGACCTCTTCACCGACAACGTGTTCTTCATCGGCGACGCCGTGTCGGGCCTGATCGACTTCTACTTCGCCTGCACCGACGCCTTCGCCTACGATCTGGCGATCAGCCTCAACGCGTGGTGCTTCGATGCCGACGGCACCTTCCACCGCGACAAGGCGGGTGCGATGATCGCGGGCTACGATGCAGTGCGGACGCTCGAACCGGCTGAGATCGCGGCGCTGCCGATCCTGGCGCGAGGCGCGGCCATGCGGTTCATGCTGACCCGCCTCGTGGACTGGCTCAACGTGCCGCCCGGCGCCCTGGTGCAGCCCAAGGACCCGCTGGAATACGACCGCCGTCTCGCCTTCCACCGCACCGCGACCGATGCGCGGGACTACGGCTGGGAGAAGTAA